GCGGGCGTCATCTCCGTGCCCGCCGTCGGCGCGGCCGTCCTCATTCAGGGCGGACAGGTCCTGATGGCCCAGGCGCATCAGGACCTACCCAAGGGTGTGCGCGACGCGCTGGGAGACAGCCCCGAAGTGCGCGGCATGCACGAGACCGGCAGAGCGGGGGCGGGCATGTCCGACGCACCCAAGCACCACGTGTTGCCGCAAGAGCACCGCGAGTGGTTCGAGCAGCGCGGCTTCAAGGGCGACATGGACATCGACCAGTTCTGCGTCCGGTTGGAGCAGGCTCACCACGAGGCGATCCACGGTGGAGGGAACTGGAAGCTGGGACGCATGTGGCCCGGTGAATGGAACCGGATGATCATGGAGACTCTGATAGATGCCGAGGTTGAAGCCGGACGAATGTTGACGCGGAATCAGGTCCTGGACATCGTCGCGGAGCGTATGAAGGGCTACAAAGTCCCGATCACGTTCACGACAGGGCGGAGCCGATGACCGACGGACGTTCATGGGACGGCAACTGGAAGGCCCGCTTGTATGAACGCGTCCGCGAACGGGGCTACGACTCACTCACGGCATTTGCCGAGGCCCGTCCCACCGCATCGTTGGTGGCGCTGGCCGAGGAGCTGGGTCCGGACGACGTTGCCGGAATTCAGGTGTACGACGGATTGGTGGCTGAAGCAGTGCGAAGCAAACGAGTGACCCGCTTGGTACGTGGACAACTTGTGCGCGAGCTGTGGGGGAGCATCCCTGAGGGTTGGCCGACCGTGTTGGATGACGACAACCGATTCAAGGTCGCCAAGGCGCTTGGCCTTTGGTCCGGCATTGTCCCAGAAACGCATAAGGCGAGGGTTCGACTGGCTAGGGAGGCACTCCGCGCCAATCCCCCCCCTTCAGGCTGGCGTCCGCTCGGTCCCGACGACGAGCTTCTCCGCACGCTCTTGCCGGACGAAGAAGCCTGACCGGAAGCGGCGACCCTGCGAGCCGGTGCGGGAGCCGCCATGTGCCCCCAGTGTGCCCCTCCAGCATGGAATGAGGGTGCACACCAGGGGACGGCGTGAGACGGGACGGGATAGCGAGCCCGAGTGAAATCAGGGCGATAGGGGGTAACGGCGCGTCCTGCCTGGGGCTTCCTATCGTCCTGACTACCGCACGGGCCCGCGACTACTGGATCGCGAAGATGAGCGTCACCTTCGCCTGCACCGTCTGCTCCTCCGGCTGGATGGACGTGGCGGGTGCGGCGCGCGCCCCGGCCATGTCCATGGCGAAGGTGGCCGGGTACAGGCGCGGAGCCTCCGTCACCGTGCTCGCGTCCAGCACCGCGCCCAGCTTCACGTTGAGCGCCGAGGCCAGCACCTCCGCCGACTTGCGCGCGCGCGTCACCGCCTGCCGCAGGGCCTCTGCCTGCACGGCGTCCTGACGGCTCAGCCCGAAGCGCACCGAGTCCACCCGGTTCGCCCCCGCCGCCAGCGCCTTGTCCAACAGTCCGCCCACCTTGGACAGGTCCGTCACGTGGACGCTGACCAGGTTGCTCACGCGGTACCCCTTGAGCTTCGGCTCTCCCCCCTGGGGCGGTGGCGGCATGTACTCCGGATAGACGTTGTAGTTGCGCGTCTGCAGGTCGCGCTTCGCGATGCCCGCGGACGTCAGCGCCGCCAGCACCTTCTCCATCTGCTTCGCGTTCTCCTCCCCCGCGGCCTTCGCGTTCGCGGCGGACGTCTCCACCGCCACGTCGATGAAGGCCTCATCTGGCTGCGCCTTCACCTCCCCCGTGCCCTCCACCCGCAGCGTGCGCACCTGCGGATCCACGGGAGGCCGCGCCTGCGGCGAACCGGGCGGCGGGACCTGCGCTTGCGCGGCGGCGGTGAAGCCCGCGAGTACCACCAGCATCGACAACATCCTGCGAACAGCGGACATGGCGCCTCCTTCCCAAGGCGAAACCGGGACCGTCCCGCGTCTAGCGCGAAAGCCCCCTGTCTCCAAGACGCCCCGGCCCGGCGGACATTCACCGGCCCCGGGGCGTCTGGCGCCCGTCGGGATCGACTAGTGGGGAAGCGACTCGCCCGTCCGGCCCAGCGACGCGACCGATTCCAGCGGCTTCTTCAGCGGACGCCGCGCGGCCTTGCGCACCTGCGTCTCCGCCTTGCGGCGCGCGGTGCGCAGCGCGTCCCGGCCCATGTCCATCACCGCCGCCACCGCGCCCGTCAGCAGGTTGCCCGGCGGGCTGTCCGGCAAGGCCGGGTGCGGATGCGTGGGCGCCGCCTTCTTCGCCTGCGCCAGCGCCTCCCCCATCTGCCGCAGCTCCTGCGGCTTGAAGACCTTCTTCACCTCCGGGAAGAGGTACTGCTCCTCCTCCGTGACGTGGGCGCGCACGCTCTCCATCAGCACGTGCACCTTCGCGTCGAAGCGCTCCGACTCCGGCGGCAGCACGTCCAGCTCCGACAGCACCCACTTCATCACGTGGTGCTCCTCCAACGCGCGCAGCACGTCCTGCGACAGCGCCTCCGCCCGCGCGCGCACCGCCGGATAGAAGACCTGCTCCTCGATGGCCGCGTGCACGGACAGCTCCCGCACCATCTGTTCCACCAGCCTGCGCTTGTGCGCCAGCGCGTGGTCCCCCGCCTTCTCGAACTTGCGGAACAGCTGCTCCACCGTCTTGTGGTCCGCCTTCAACAGCATGATGGCATCCATGGGCCGTCTCCCTTCCTGCATCGGGGGGCCGCGCCACCCCCTGATGAGCGCGCCCGGGCCCCCTGAACCCTGGCACAGCGCGGCACGGAGTGAAGGGTGGGGATGGATTCCCGGCCGCGCCCACCCGTGCCTCCCTGCCCCCCGCGTCCGGATGGAGGGCAGGCGGACAGGAGCCCCCGGAGTGTCCAGAAGGCGTCGCGAATACCGCCCTGCCCCCCACTCCCCAGGACGCGGCGGCATGCACACCGTGCGCGCTCAGATTCGGTCTCGCGCGGGCGGCGGGCAAGGGAGCGGGGGCATACCGTGACGACGAAGACGCTGCGCGTGCAGGTGGCACGCATCCTCCGCGAGGCGGAGGGCATCCAGTCCTACGAGCTGGTCGCCGAGGACGGCGGCGCGCTGCCCGAGTTCGAGGCCGGCGCCCACCTGGACGTGCGGGTGCCGGGCCTGGACGGCATGCGCCAGTACTCCCTCTGCAACGACCCGGGCGAGACGCACCGCTACGTCATCGCCGTGCAGCGCGACGCCCAGGGGCGCGGCGGCTCCAAGGCCATGCATGACCGCGTCCGCGAGGGCGACGTGCTCACCGTGAGCGCGCCCCTCAACGACTTCCCGCTGCTGTACGGCCGCAGCTACGTGCTCATCGCGGGAGGCATCGGCATCACGCCGCTGCTGGCCATGGCTCGCGTGCTGGAGCGCACCGGCGCGGAGTGGGTGCTGCACTACTGCACGCGCAGCCAGGACCGGACCGCCTTCACGGAGCTGTTGTCCTCACCGTCGTTCGCGGGCCGCGTGCACGTGCACCACGACGGAGGGGACCCGGCGAAGGGGCTGGACGTGCGGGCGCTGCTCGCCAGCCGGGGCCCGGGCACGCGGCTGTACTGCTGCGGCCCCGCGGGCCTGATGAAGGCCGTGCGCGAAGCGGCGACGCTGCACAAGTGGCCCTGGGAGAAGGTGCACTTCGAGGCCTTCACCGCCGAGGGCACCGCCGCCACCCACGCGAAGCCGGAGGAGGACTTCGAGGTGGCGCTGAAGAGCACCGGCCAGGTGCTGCGCGTCCCGGCCGGCAAGAGCGTGCTCAACGTGCTGCGCACCCACGGAGTGAAGGTGGAGAGCGACTGCGAGGCCGGCTCCTGCGGCACCTGCGTCACCCGCGTGTGCGAGGGCACCCCCGACCACCGCGACACCTTCTTCCAACAGGAGCCCGCGGGCGACGCGCGGATGCTCGTCTGCGTCTCGCGAGCCCGGTCCAAGCGGCTGGTGCTGGACCTGTAGCCGCCCCTCGACACGCGGCGATGCATTGAAGCGCGCCTCCACGCGGCGGGCCGCCTATGCTCGCGCCCCGCTCGCACACAAGAGAGGCTGATGAGCCACGGGATGTTGTTCACCATGGACACCCCTCCCACGGAGGCCCGCTACCAGGGCCGGCTGTGGGTGGCGGATCTGCTGGACCTCACGGGCGCCGCGCTCGTGGGCTGGGGCGCGTTGCGCGCGGCGGAGCAGGTCTCCACGGCCGGCAAGCTCGCGCTGGCGGGCGTCGCCGCGTGGCTGGTGCTGTCCGGCGTGGGCGGGCTCACGGGCCGCACCCCGGGTCGTCACGCGCTGGGCCTGAGGCTGGAGCGCGCCGATGGCGCCGCGCCGGGCCTGGGCACGGGGCTCGTGCGCGCGCTCACCGCCCCCGTGGAGCTGCTGCTCCAGGTCGTGCTGCAGCGCCGGCCCCTGGACGAGCGGCTGGGGGTGCACGCGGGCGCGATTCCAGGGGGCTTGCGCGGCTGGCTGCGCGGCCTGCCGCTGCCGCTCGTGGGGACCGCGCTGCTCGCGGGCGCGGTGTGGAGCATCGTCACGCCCACCCACCAGGAGATGCTCCAGTACCTGGACCGCACGCTGACCGGCTGGCACTGCTGCCACGGCACGCGCGAGGTCACCTGGCAGTGCCGCACGTCCTTGTCCCGCGCGGTCCGCGACGCGAAGGGCGGCGACACGGAGGTGGCCGGCTTCCTGCGCACCGAGTGCCCCGTGGCCGCCGCGCGGTTGGCGCCTTGAGGCGCGGGGCTCCCTGAGCCCGCGCGGCTACTGCTTGCGCAGCGGGAAGTCCGCCTGGCCTTCCTTGCAGATGACGCGGACCACCTGTTCGGCCACCATGGGGGCGCTGGCCTGCACGGAGAAGTAGGGCGCCCCCGTCTTCACCTTGTGCTCCCGGTAGGGCTCCAGCCCCGCCATCAGCGCCTGCTGCCGCCGGGCCAGGATGATGCGGCACTGCGACCAGGAGATGGTGTCGTCGTTGATGAGCGTCAGGGTGCGGTTGAAGTTGCTCCCCAGCAGGCCATCCACCAGCGCCTTGCCCAGCAGTTCGCGCGGCGCCGCGGGCTTCTCCTCGCGCACGGGCGCCGCGACCGGCGTGGGCTCCGCTGGAGCCGGAGCCGCCACCGGGACCGAGGCCGCGCGCGTGGCCAACACCACGAAGCGCGGCTCCTTCGCGGCGTCCGCCTCCGCGTCCAGCCGCAGGGTCATCCGCTTGCGGTCCGGCTTGATGTTCAACACGGTGGCCGTCCCCAGCAGCGGGTGCTTGCGGGCCCCGCGCGCCCGGGGCCCCACCACCTGGAACACCGCGCCCGCGTTGATGCCGGACGGCACGGACGTGTTCGCCACGCGCTGGCCGCCGCCCGTCTCCTTGATCTCCACCAGCGGCGCGTCCACGGACACCAGGAGGGCCTGACGCACGGGCCGCTTCGTCCCCGGAGCCGGCTTCACCCCCGGGTGCGTGTCGCCTCCGCGCACCGCCTCCACCCCCATGCCCGCGTCCGGCGCCGCGCTGTCGGCGATCACCGGCGGCTCCTCGGACGGAGCCACCACCGGCGGCGGGGGCGGTTCGACCTTCGGGGGCGTGGCCACCACCGGCTCGGCCGGAGGCGGAGACCGCACGGCGGGCGGAGGCCGCGCGGGCGTGCTCGATGACCGGAGGACGTACGTGGTGAGCCCCACGGAGGCGCCCACCAGCAGCAGCGCGGCCATGGCGATCCGCGCCACCGGCCGGCCGCGCTCGGGCCGCGCCAGCGCCTGCTCGGGCGCCGCGGGCGTCCCCACCGCGGCGGCGGCCTGCCCCGTCGTGGCGGGCAGGTGCACCGCGGTGGCGCCCAGCGCGGCCGCGTCCACGGCGTCGTTGTTCCGGGCCACGCCGCCAGAGCCGGAGGAATGGGACACGAACGTGCCGCTGGGCCCCCGCGCGGAGCCCTCCGTTTCGATGCGCCCCGTGTCCCGCCGCCCACCGTCCGGCGGCCCCACCGTGCGCAGCGCCGTGGCGTCGAAGGCGGCCCCGTCCGCCGCGTTGCCAGCGCCATACAGGCCGGTGCCCGACGAGCCGCTCCTCGCGGCCGGTGACGGCGTGCGCCGCTCCCCGTGCACGCCGGACGTCAGCTTGCGCTGCTCGGCGAAGGCCTCCGGGCAGACGGCGCGGACGAACTCGCCCACCTCCTCCGCGCCCACCGGCGCGCCCGTGCGCAGCAGCTCCGCGTTGAGCGAGCGGCCGAAGTCATCCGCCCGCGCGTACCGGTCCGCTGGCAGCGGCGCCAGCGCGCGGCGCACCGCGGCCTCCAGCGGCGGCTCCACGTCCGGCCGGAAGTCCGTCAGCGACGGCACCACCGGGTTCGACATGGCCGCCATCATCTCGCCCACCGTGCCGTGGGGAACCAGCCCACGGCCCGCGAGCATCTCCCACACCACCACGGCGCAGGAGTAGATGTCGCTGCGGTGGTCCAACGGCTCGGCGCGCACCTGCTCCGGGGACATGTAGCCCAGCTTCCCCATCACCGTGGACGGCAGCGTGTACTTGCTGCGCGCGGTGGACTTCGCGAGGCCGAAGTCGATGACCTTCACCTCGCCCTCGTACGACACCATCACGTTGTGCGGGGACACGTCCCGGTGGACGATGCCCAGCGGCTCGCCGTCCGTGCCCGTCTTGCGGTGCGCGTACCCCAGCCCCTCCGCGATGCGCTGGCCGATGTAGAGCGCCACCGGCGCCGGCACCGCCCGCCCCTGGGAGCGCGCCTGCTCCAGCAGGTACCCCAGGTCCACGCCCGCCACGTACTCCAGGGCCATGTAGTACGTGCCGTCCGCCTCACCCATGTCGTACACCTGGGCGATGGAGGAGTGCACCAGGTGCACCAGCACCTTGGCCTCGTGGTGGAACCGGTCCAGGAACTGCCGGTCCTTCACCAGCCCCGGCAGGATGGTCTTCACGATGCAGGGCTTCTCGAAGCCCGCGGCCCCGGACAGCTTCGCCAGGTACACCTCCCCCATGCCACCTTGGCCCAGGAGGTGGACGAGCTCGTAGCGCCCGAAAAAACGGGGGGACTCTGTGGGTGCGGTGCTCATGGACTCGGCTCCGGAGCGCAGCACGGACTCCCCCATGGAATCAAGCCGCGCACCACGCGCCTCCCCTTCTTCTCAGAACCCAGACACCTCGCGCGTGGAAAAGAGAAAGTCCCGGGGCCGACGGAATTCCCGAGGCCCTGTTCCGGCTGACAACAGGTGAGGTGTGCACCCGAGCACGTCCCACCGCCCGCGCCCCCCGGGACGTTGCGACTCCGACCCCAGATGCGTTCCCTCGGAAGAGCGCATCGCTTCCTTCCCCTGGGAGGGAGGCGTGCAGCTCCCAGCCCCCTGGCGCTTGGGGGTGCCGCCCTGCGGAAGGCCGTCCTGCCGGAAGGAGTCGCGTCATGAAGCAATGGGGAATCATCGGGTTGCTGGCGCTGGTCGCGTGTGGGCCCGAGTCGTCCACGGGGACCTCGGTCCAGGGACAGACATGCCCCGGGGTCGTCGCCGGAGGAATGACCGCGCGCCAGGGATTGGACGACATCCAGCCCTCCGGGGCCGTCAGCGACGGGCGCATGCCGGTCATCATCCGCTTCCGCTCCCTGGGCCACACGCAGGCCTCGCGAGTCACGGCGACCGGCGCCCAGCTGACGGCCAGCACCGGCGCGAAGGTGAGCGCCGTGTACCGCAACATCCCCGCGGTGGCCGCGCGCGTGACGCCCCAGGAACTCCGGACCCTGGAGGGGAACGAGTGGGTGGAGAGCGTGGAGGTGGACCAGGTCTGGTCCGCCCAGGCCCTGACGCCCGGGCTGCTCTCGCCGCTGCCGCGCCAGGTGATGGCGGCCACCCCCGGACCGCTCGACGAGTACACCGAGGGGCTGCGCCTGGTGCAGGCCCCGGAGGTGTGGGACGCGGACGGGGACGGCGTGCTGGACGCGGGCGCGCCCACCGGCGAGGGCGTGCGGGTGTGCGTCATCGACAGCGGGCTGGACATGGACCACCCGGAGTTCCAGGGCGCGGTGGTGGGCAGCCACGACTTCCTGGACGATGACGGCGACGCGAGCGACCGAAGCCCCCAGGGCGAGTGGGGCCAGGGCCACGGCACCCACGTGGCGGGCATCATCGCGGCCCGCATGGGCCAGGGCGGCGTCACCGGCCCCCGGGGCTACCCCGGCGGCATGGTGGGCGTGGCGCCCCGGGCGTCGCTGCTCATCGCGCGGGTGCTGGACCTGCGGGGGAAGACGCAGATGAGCCTGGTGCTCTCCGCCATGGAGTGGTGCGAGTCCCAGAACGCGCGCATCGTGTCGCTGTCGCTGGGCGGAGGCACCCCCACGCGCAGCACGGTGGATGCGTTCCGGGCCATGCTGGACCACGGCCTGCTGGTGGTGGCCGCCGCCGGCAACGAGGGCGGACCGGTGATGTACCCCGCGTCCGACCCGTCCGTCCTCGCGGTGGGCGCGGTCGACGCATCCGAGCGGCGGGCGGGCTTCTCCTCCGTGGGCGTGGAGCTGGGGCTGATGGCGCCGGGCGTGGACGTGCTGTCCACCTTCCCCCGCGGGCTGGGCGCCTCCGCGGAGATGTCCGTGAACGACGCGTCCCCCACGTCCCGCTCGCTGCTGTACTCCCCCACGGGAGACACCGCGGGGAAGCTGCTGGACTGTGGCCTGGGGGACTCGCTCGCGTCGTGTCCGGGCGCCACCTGCGACGGCTTCATCGCCTACGTACGGCCAGGCGCGCTGCCCGTGAACCAGGCCATGGCCAACGTGATGATGCAGGGCGCGCGCGCGGTCATTTTCGGCGCGAACGGCGGTCCCGCGGGCGCCACCGTGGACATCTTCTCGCTGCCCCGGAGCGGCCACTGGGCCCCCGCGGTCAGCGTCAGCCAGGCCGCCAGCACGGTGCTCCAGGAGCGCCTGGGCGCCAACGCGCGGCTGAGCCTGCTCCCGGTGGACTACACCCACGTGTCCGGCACCTCCATGGCCGCGCCCTACGTGAGCGGCGTGGCCGCCCTCCTCTGGAGCGCGCGGCCGGAGCTGACGCCGCGCCAGGTGCGCGAGGCGATGGAGTCCTCCGCGCGCGACCTGGGCACGCCGGGCAAGGACCCCGTGTTCGGCCACGGCCTGGTCCACGCGCGTGACGCCTTGTTGCGACTGCAATGAACGCGGTTTCTCAGCGCCTGGGAGGCCGAGCAACACGGAGCGCATGGATGTTGAGCAACACGGAGCGCGAGGAGTCGGGCGTGCGGGAAAAAAGCGCCACGTAACGAAATCGAGAACGCACTTCTTCGTGGAATGAATGCGCGCCTGGGTTGTACGTGGCGCGCGCCCAATGGCCGCCGGGAAGGCAGCCAACCGGCGCGAAAAACCCTTTCATTCTTGAATTGAGGACATCCATGTTGCGAATTGCTGTTGCCGCCCTGGTCGTTGCCGCTACGGGTTGCGCCGGGTCGAGTGGCGCGACGGTCGCGGGTCGCGGGGGCAACGCCACCGTCACGGGCAGCATCACGTATCCGGCGAGCGGGCTGCAGGGCGACCCGTGCACGTCGGTGCGCGTGAAGGTGACAGAAGGGGAGGCGGCGGCGCCGGGGGCGGCCGAGGTGAAGCAGAGCCGCAACAACCGCTGCAGCTTCATCGTGGCCGGGCTGCCGGACGGCAAGGACCTGAACGTGGAGCTGGTGGCGGACGCGAGCCTCAAGTGCGCCAGCGGCGCGGCGCCCGTCATCACCCCGGGCCCGACGACGATGAAGATCGCCAAGTACGCGGCGCCGGTGGTCAGCTTCAAGCTGGCCTGCGAGTAGGGCCCCACACAGCGGAAGCAGGTCGGGGCGCGCCTGGGTGCGCGCGGCCCCGGCCTTCGTGCGGGTGAAGCTAGACGTCAGGACAGGGACCATTGCTTGCCGCACTCAAGGGCGCGAAGCTGCCGCGGCCCATGATTGCCTTCCGTCCGCGTACCGCGCTGCTCGCCCTGGCCCTGCTGGGCGCGGGTTGCGACTCCGAAGTGCCGTTCCCCACCGAGGATGAGCTCGACCAGCTGAGCGGCCTGCATACGCAGAGCGCGAAGCCGGAGGTGGACCCGACCAACAAGTGGGGTGACAACCCGGACGCGGCGGCGCTGGGCCACCGGTTGTTCGAGGACCCCGGGCTGTCGCGTTGCGGGACGGTGTCCTGCAAGAGCTGCCACACGGGCGAGTCCTACACGGTGGAGACGGCCACGGCGGAAGGCTGTGGGGGCAACCAGACGGTGCGCAACCCGCCCAGCCTGCTGAACGCGGGCTACAACCGCTGGTTCATGTGGGACGGGCGCGCGGACCGGCTGTGGTCCCAGGCGGTGCTGCCGCTGATGAACCCGCTGGAGATGAACTCGGACGCGCAGGTGGTGCGCGCGCGGCTGGTGGCGGACCCCACGTACACGGCGGCGTACACGCAGCTGTTCGGCAAGGCGCCCGCGGACGAGTCGGACTCGGACCGGCTGCTGGCCAACGTGGGCAAGGTGCTGGCGGCGTACCAGCGCACGCTCAACCGCACGGACGCGCCGTTCGACGCGGACGTGCGGCGCTTCCTCCAGGCGGTGGAGGCGGGCACGCAGGAGAAGGACCCGGCGTACCTGGGGCTGAAGACGTTCATGCGCAAGGGCCAGTGCGTGGTGTGCCACAAGGGCCGCTCGCTGTCGGACGACAAGTTCCACAACCTGGGGCTGAAGGACTCGGGCGGTGGGCGGCGGGGGCAGGCGGACGCGGTGGACGCGCTCCTGTCCTGGAAGTTCAACGCCGGGGGCGCCTACAGCGACGCGCCGACGGGCATGGACGCGGCGCGGCTGTCCACGCTGAAGGCGCAGGCGCAGAGCAAGCCCACGGAGGTGGAGGGCGCCTTCCGCACGCCGTCGCTGCGCAACGTGGCGCTGACCGCGCCGTACATGCACACCGGCGCGGAGAAGACGCTGGAGGACGTGGTCGACTTCTACGACAAGGGCGGCGACGCCGTGGGCACCTTCGCGGGCGTGCGCACGGAGACCATCGTCAAGCTGGACCTGAGCAGCGAGGAGAAGCAGGCGCTGGTGACGCTGCTCAAGTCCATGACGGGCGCGGCGCGCTAACGCACCAGGTGGAAGGCCGTCTGGCGTTGGAAGGCCCAGTGCACGGCGCCTTCCGCGTCCAGCACCACGTCCTCCTCCTGGGCGGAGCGCACGGGCTGGCCGTTCCACTCGGGGACGGGGCTCGTCGCCTGCAGCTCGATGGAGAACCAGGAGCTGGGCATCACCTTGTGCTCGCCGTTGCCGGGCACGCCCTCCTGGCGGTCCCACATGCCAATCATCGGGCCGGCGCCGTGGCCGTGCAGGCCAATGGGGTGTGAGTACACGGTGCCGTCGATGCGTTCGGCCTTCATGCGCGCGAGCGAGGCGCGCAGCACCTCGTTGCCGGTGCGGCCCGGCTTGATTTCGCCGGTGACGATGTCCTGGAGCCGGTTGGACGCCTTCAGCGCGGCCTTGAGCCCTTCGGGGACGTCCGTCTCGCCTTCGCGCAGCACGTAGCCCATGTGCTGGGTGTCGGTGTTGAGGCGGAGGGCGGTGATGCCGTAGTCGCAGTGGAGCACGTCGCCGCGCTGGATGACGGGGGCTTCGCCCAGCTGTTCGTCGGTGAAGCCCTGGCGCTGCACGTCCACGTCGGGCTGGAACCAGGTGTCCAGGCCCTCATCGGCCAGGCGCTGGCGCATCCACCACTCCACGTCCTTCGTGGTGGTGGTGCCGGGGGTGATGACGGCGTTGGAGAAGGCGGTCTGGATGATGTCCCAGGCGTGCTTCGTGAGGTCCTCGTAGAAGCGGACCTCGTCGGCGCTCCGCCAGCCGAGCACGTCCAGGGGCAGGCCCCCGGCGGGCTTGAAGCGCTTCACCCAGGTGGGGCCCAGGGCCTGGGCCATGCCTTCGTATTCGCCGTGGGTGAGGCCGTCGGCGAAGGCGATGGCGGGCGACACGTTGATGGCGATGGAGTCGGGCTTGCGCTCCTCCACCACCTGCTTGAGCAGCTGCCACTGTTCGGGGCCCAGGAGCTCCGCGGCGCGGCGGGCCCCGCCGCGGTCCACCAGCTGCGGGGCGCGGCGGGCTTCATAGAGGCCCCCCTGCGTGCTGCCGCCCAGGGCCAGCCGCTCCACGCCCTGGCCCTCGCCGCGGTCGAAGAAGACGTAGATGGTGCGGCGGCGCGCGGCGAAGGTCGTGGGGGACACGAGCGCCTTGAAGACGGGGTCCTCGTTGTACTCGCGCATGGGGACGATCCACATGCGCACGCCATGCTTGCGCATGAGCTGGGGCAGCGCGGTCTCCAGGCGCTCGCGGAGCCACGCCTGCTGGCGGTCGGCCTGCTCGCGCAGCGTGCCGAAGGGGCGCACCGGCGCGGCGGGAGCGGGGGCCGCGGACACGGGAGCCACGGGCGCGATGACGGCGGCCGGGGCCTCGGGCTTCGAGGGCGCGACGGGCGCGGTGGCGCAGGCGGAGGAGCAGACGAGCGGGACGACGAGCAGGTGTTTCCAGGAGCGCATGGGCGCGCAGTCTGTCACGCGCCCTGGTACGCCGTCGCACCGATGCGCGGCGGCGGGCTCCGCGTTGCCGGTCAGCCGTGGAAAAGCCAGACATGCTGTCCTGGCTTCACTTTGAATCCATGGAGTGTCTGTCCAAGAAATTCCGGATCATGGCTCTTGCGGGGCCTGGGCCACGACGGGCGTGGCCGGGACGTACTCCTCGCTCGTGTCCAGGGTGCCCAGCTCATTCACCCCGCCCACCACCAGCACGGTGCCCCGGTGCAGCCACACCGCGCCGGCTTCGCCTCGCGGCTCATGCAGCGTGGGCGCCTGCGCCCAGATGCCGCGCACTGGATCGAAGCGCTCCGCGGACGCCAGCGTGCCTCGCGAGGAGTGCTCGCCGCCCACCATCAGCACCATGCCGTCCCCCGTCAGCAGCGCCGCATGGTGCTCTCGCGGAACGGCCGGGTCCTCCACCCGCTCCCACGCGTTCCGCTCCGGCACGTACACCTCCGCCGTCTCCGCCGCCCGCGACGTGATGCCCCCCACCACCAGCACGCGCCCGTCCGGCAACAGCGTCACGGTGTGCCCCAGCCGGTGCGTGCCCGCCGCGCCGCCCACCGCCCCCGCCTTCTCCCAGTGCCCCGTCGCCGGGTCGTACAGCTCCGCCTGCAAGCCGCTCGCGAAGAGCACCTTGCCCGTGCGCAACACCACCGCCGTCCCTGAACCTCCTCGCACGAAGCCCGGCGCCTCCGCGGGCCGCCACGTCCCCGTCGCCGGGTCGTACAGCTCCGCAGAGCGCACCGGCCGCAGGTCCACGTCCGTCCCTCCCGCCACCAACACCCGCCCGTCCGGCAACACCACCGCCGCTGGATCGTTCCGCGCCTCTCCCATGGGCGCCGCCGCCGTCCACGTCCCCGCGTCTGGCGCGTACAGCTCCGCGCTCGCCAGCGCGCCCACCGTCACGCCGTTGGAGCCCCCCACCACCAACACCCGCCCATCCGCGAGCCGCACCGCCGCGTGGTTGCGCCGCGACGTGCGCAGCGCCCCCGTGGGCCTCCACCGCCCCGTGTCCGGCTCGAAGACCTCGCAGCTGCCCAGCGTGCGGCTCCCGTCATGCCCCCCCGCCGCCAACACCCGCCCGTCCTCCAACAGCACGTAGGGCAACAGCCGCCGCGGCGTCGACAACACGCCCGGCACTGGCGCCTCCACCCCGCCCGCATCCGCTCTCGGACCGGGCCCGCACGCCAACA
The genomic region above belongs to Corallococcus silvisoli and contains:
- a CDS encoding Kelch repeat-containing protein; this encodes MLSTPRRLLPYVLLEDGRVLAAGGHDGSRTLGSCEVFEPDTGRWRPTGALRTSRRNHAAVRLADGRVLVVGGSNGVTVGALASAELYAPDAGTWTAAAPMGEARNDPAAVVLPDGRVLVAGGTDVDLRPVRSAELYDPATGTWRPAEAPGFVRGGSGTAVVLRTGKVLFASGLQAELYDPATGHWEKAGAVGGAAGTHRLGHTVTLLPDGRVLVVGGITSRAAETAEVYVPERNAWERVEDPAVPREHHAALLTGDGMVLMVGGEHSSRGTLASAERFDPVRGIWAQAPTLHEPRGEAGAVWLHRGTVLVVGGVNELGTLDTSEEYVPATPVVAQAPQEP